In Pseudarthrobacter phenanthrenivorans Sphe3, one genomic interval encodes:
- a CDS encoding tripartite tricarboxylate transporter permease: MLDAIWSALGEALSPMSLIMLLIGVVIGFLVGILPGIGGAVTLALLIPVTFGMDPVPAFSLLLGMYVVSAIAGDFTSILFGIPGEPTAAAMVLDGYPLNKKGQAGRALGASLSSSAIGSIFGAVLLMALIPVMRPLILSISAPELFAAAVLGLTFIASLSGGIIHKGLVMATIGVLLSLVGLDPNLGIERYTFGSLHLWEGIGIVPVVVGLLGGAEVLQSMLDKDGDTKTAVPPHLGGILVGVKDSFRHWSLMLRTSAIGAVLGMMPGLGGSVSQFIAYGHAKQTSKHPEEFGNGSIEGVIAAGATTTAKDGGHLVPTIAFGVPSGASMAVLLGAFLILGLNPGPEMLGEHLNVTLSLVWIIVLSTIAAVILGYLLIRPLAKLTSVTGRLLVPFLITMLTIGAFSNTSSLDDVWIMLVFLAIGVMCSRFKWPRIPLLLGLVLGEILERYFTVSYALFQFNWLSRPGVIVIEVIIAGMILFTAVRTARKKRADKRELLATGGLV, from the coding sequence ATGCTTGACGCAATCTGGAGCGCGCTCGGCGAGGCCCTCAGCCCGATGTCGCTAATCATGCTGCTTATCGGCGTTGTGATCGGCTTTCTCGTCGGCATCCTCCCGGGCATCGGCGGTGCGGTCACGCTCGCCCTGCTCATCCCCGTGACCTTCGGCATGGATCCGGTGCCGGCCTTCTCGCTTCTGCTGGGCATGTATGTCGTGTCCGCGATCGCCGGCGACTTCACCTCAATCCTGTTCGGGATCCCCGGTGAGCCAACGGCAGCAGCCATGGTGCTCGACGGCTATCCGCTTAATAAGAAGGGGCAGGCCGGGCGCGCGCTTGGCGCCTCCCTGTCAAGCTCGGCGATAGGGTCGATCTTCGGTGCGGTCCTGCTCATGGCGCTGATCCCTGTGATGCGGCCGCTCATCTTGAGCATCAGCGCGCCCGAACTGTTCGCCGCGGCCGTGCTCGGCCTGACGTTCATCGCGTCGCTCTCCGGCGGTATCATCCACAAGGGCCTGGTCATGGCCACGATCGGCGTGCTCCTCTCGCTCGTCGGGCTCGATCCGAACCTCGGCATCGAGCGGTACACCTTCGGAAGCCTGCACCTCTGGGAGGGCATCGGCATTGTCCCCGTCGTCGTCGGTCTCCTCGGCGGTGCCGAAGTGCTGCAGTCCATGCTCGACAAAGACGGTGACACCAAGACGGCCGTGCCGCCACACCTTGGCGGCATCCTCGTCGGCGTCAAGGATTCCTTTCGCCACTGGTCGTTGATGCTGCGCACCAGTGCCATCGGTGCCGTCCTGGGAATGATGCCCGGTCTCGGAGGATCGGTGTCCCAGTTCATCGCCTACGGCCACGCCAAGCAAACCTCGAAGCATCCCGAGGAGTTCGGCAACGGTTCGATCGAGGGCGTGATCGCCGCAGGTGCGACCACGACAGCGAAGGACGGGGGCCACCTCGTACCGACGATCGCCTTCGGCGTGCCGTCGGGCGCGAGCATGGCGGTGCTACTCGGCGCGTTCCTGATCCTCGGCCTGAATCCTGGCCCCGAGATGCTGGGCGAGCACCTCAACGTGACGCTCTCGCTCGTGTGGATCATCGTGCTGAGCACGATCGCGGCTGTCATCCTCGGCTACCTGCTGATCCGTCCCCTTGCCAAGCTCACCTCGGTGACCGGAAGGCTGCTCGTACCGTTTCTCATCACGATGCTCACCATCGGCGCATTCTCGAACACCAGCTCGCTCGACGACGTCTGGATCATGCTCGTCTTCCTCGCCATCGGCGTGATGTGCAGCCGCTTCAAGTGGCCCCGCATCCCGCTGCTGCTTGGTCTGGTGCTCGGCGAGATCCTCGAGCGGTACTTCACCGTCAGCTACGCGCTGTTCCAGTTCAACTGGCTCAGCCGGCCCGGCGTGATCGTCATCGAGGTCATCATCGCCGGCATGATCCTGTTCACCGCGGTCCGCACCGCTCGCAAAAAGCGCGCCGATAAGCGCGAGCTCCTGGCCACCGGAGGTCTCGTATGA
- a CDS encoding tripartite tricarboxylate transporter TctB family protein — protein sequence MSTEMIHSIEGDGEGGSRGRHVHKPDLIITSVLLVVFVVAFLMATGWRDLAAYFPLGVSGVGVIASASLLVRVLFFPPKPAAPKTNVPEAAKSVAEQEYEFFKNLSTRDWITSLGWLGGFFVALSVFGIYLAMVAFTVGYLRFQTAKSWWFAAIYAALLGGVIYVVFAIALKLPLPGGLLGLA from the coding sequence ATGAGCACCGAAATGATCCACTCCATCGAAGGCGACGGCGAGGGCGGCTCGCGGGGGCGCCACGTGCACAAGCCCGATCTGATCATCACATCCGTGCTGCTCGTCGTGTTCGTCGTGGCGTTCCTGATGGCCACGGGCTGGAGGGACCTCGCCGCCTACTTCCCTCTCGGCGTCAGCGGCGTGGGTGTGATTGCCAGCGCCTCCTTACTCGTACGGGTGCTGTTCTTCCCGCCCAAGCCGGCCGCCCCGAAGACCAACGTGCCCGAGGCCGCCAAGTCGGTGGCCGAGCAGGAGTACGAGTTCTTCAAGAACCTCTCGACGCGGGACTGGATCACCTCGCTCGGCTGGCTCGGCGGCTTCTTTGTCGCACTGTCGGTCTTCGGTATCTACCTCGCCATGGTCGCCTTCACCGTAGGTTACCTGCGCTTCCAAACCGCCAAGTCGTGGTGGTTCGCCGCCATCTACGCGGCCCTGCTCGGCGGCGTCATCTACGTGGTCTTCGCGATCGCCCTCAAACTGCCGCTGCCGGGCGGGCTGCTCGGCCTCGCCTGA
- a CDS encoding lipoate--protein ligase family protein: MRLWQPDRTVVLVAEEASRTAPREDVPVVARPTPGGQWLAAGPAAILWSTIATRETLGISGTEDPLEAASEWVLASLRQLGMQVSLQAGGTIWTPMGVVGACAVVKQDGVILAQGIVDYAMDAGDCVGTDPVPAENVRSQSGLPLPLVIDRFARMARTLFRAKVISPASGSALPRS, encoded by the coding sequence ATGCGTCTCTGGCAGCCGGACCGGACCGTCGTGCTGGTCGCGGAGGAAGCGTCTCGCACAGCGCCGCGGGAGGACGTGCCCGTTGTTGCGCGCCCCACGCCCGGTGGGCAGTGGCTTGCTGCCGGACCTGCGGCCATCCTGTGGTCGACGATCGCCACCAGGGAAACGCTCGGGATCAGCGGAACGGAGGACCCGCTCGAAGCCGCGTCTGAATGGGTGCTCGCCTCGTTGCGCCAGCTGGGAATGCAGGTGAGCCTGCAGGCAGGCGGAACGATTTGGACACCGATGGGCGTGGTCGGCGCTTGCGCGGTCGTCAAGCAGGACGGCGTCATCCTCGCGCAGGGCATCGTTGATTATGCAATGGATGCGGGTGATTGCGTGGGGACGGATCCGGTGCCGGCGGAGAACGTCCGTAGCCAATCGGGCTTGCCCTTGCCGCTCGTTATCGATCGTTTCGCGCGCATGGCGCGCACGCTCTTCCGGGCAAAGGTCATCTCGCCGGCATCCGGGTCGGCCTTACCTCGGTCCTGA
- a CDS encoding ABC transporter ATP-binding protein — MSQISPIDSVGHDSDVVFDNIGMTFGTATGVTHAVANVSGAIPEGKFVSVIGPSGCGKSTLLDMVGGLLKPTQGSVSINGESVTGPRRDTAMVFQEDSTLHWRTVLDNVAFGLEVKGVPKAERHERARRMIELVGLTGFEDHRPGQLSGGMKQRVAIARALAMEPRVLLMDEPFGALDQQTRQFIGRELLRIWEKTRNRVLFITHDIQEAVYLSDEVWVMSARPSVVKEVVTIDLPRPRPEGTHALPRFRELEDHLWALVKVEAEKTLGPGARLA; from the coding sequence ATGAGCCAGATATCCCCGATCGATTCAGTAGGACACGACAGTGACGTCGTTTTCGACAATATCGGAATGACTTTCGGCACCGCGACAGGAGTCACCCACGCAGTCGCTAACGTTTCGGGCGCCATACCGGAAGGCAAATTCGTTTCCGTTATCGGTCCCAGCGGCTGCGGAAAAAGCACCTTGCTTGACATGGTCGGCGGCCTGCTGAAGCCCACGCAGGGTTCGGTCAGCATAAACGGTGAAAGCGTGACCGGCCCCCGGCGGGACACTGCCATGGTGTTCCAAGAAGACTCCACCCTGCACTGGCGCACGGTCCTGGACAATGTCGCTTTCGGCCTCGAGGTCAAAGGCGTCCCGAAAGCGGAGCGCCATGAGCGCGCCCGCCGAATGATCGAACTTGTCGGGCTCACCGGTTTCGAGGACCACCGCCCCGGCCAGCTTTCCGGAGGAATGAAGCAACGTGTTGCGATCGCACGGGCCTTGGCCATGGAGCCGCGCGTCCTGCTCATGGATGAGCCTTTTGGCGCCTTGGACCAGCAGACCCGGCAGTTCATCGGCCGGGAACTGCTCCGTATCTGGGAAAAGACACGCAATAGAGTCCTGTTCATCACCCACGATATCCAGGAAGCCGTGTACCTTTCCGACGAGGTTTGGGTCATGTCAGCTAGGCCCTCCGTTGTCAAAGAGGTGGTAACCATCGATCTGCCACGGCCCCGGCCGGAGGGAACCCACGCGCTGCCAAGGTTCCGTGAGTTGGAAGACCACCTCTGGGCGCTGGTAAAGGTTGAGGCGGAGAAAACGTTGGGACCAGGGGCGCGGCTGGCGTGA
- a CDS encoding ABC transporter substrate-binding protein, which produces MSFEPMGRRGFIKITAAAGGTLFLGGLTACGQDSGGSGGGKKGYSGDVAITGLASLIHSAPFFIAQSEGYYEEEGLTLEHIQFPGGLDTVRGIESGIGFGTSSTIPVFIAAEKGMDVKIFGNVYTAASVDFIALPDSPVTSIEDVRGKKVAVSTPGSNSSYFADRTLRAAGLVPGKDVELISVGSASDSWTAVSQKVVDVAWTASPLSEKIASESGAKVIWRSRDYVTDWSDTCLVATGSFIDENTEALKGWGRALKKAMDLITNDLEKAADAYGKAIKYEPKVALEALKNSQNFYSLDFTDAQLAAVVAAGKEQGQITKEPDMNAIVMRNFLS; this is translated from the coding sequence ATGAGTTTTGAACCAATGGGACGCCGCGGATTTATCAAGATCACAGCGGCAGCGGGCGGGACGTTATTTCTGGGAGGCCTCACGGCGTGCGGCCAGGACAGCGGCGGCAGCGGCGGGGGTAAGAAGGGATATTCCGGCGACGTTGCTATTACTGGTCTGGCCAGTCTTATTCATTCCGCTCCCTTCTTTATCGCCCAGTCGGAGGGCTACTACGAGGAAGAGGGGCTGACCCTTGAGCATATTCAGTTCCCAGGGGGGCTTGACACTGTTCGAGGAATCGAATCCGGCATAGGTTTCGGTACGTCGTCCACTATTCCCGTCTTTATCGCGGCCGAGAAGGGCATGGACGTAAAAATCTTCGGCAATGTTTATACGGCGGCTTCTGTCGACTTCATTGCGCTGCCCGACTCTCCCGTCACCTCCATTGAGGATGTCAGGGGCAAGAAAGTGGCAGTCAGCACGCCAGGATCAAACTCCTCGTATTTCGCAGACCGCACGCTGCGGGCCGCTGGCTTAGTCCCAGGCAAGGACGTTGAACTTATCAGCGTCGGCTCGGCGAGCGATTCGTGGACCGCCGTCTCCCAGAAGGTTGTTGACGTCGCGTGGACGGCTTCGCCGCTTTCCGAGAAAATCGCCTCCGAGAGCGGAGCGAAGGTTATCTGGCGTTCCCGCGACTATGTAACGGACTGGTCGGACACCTGCCTCGTCGCGACAGGATCGTTCATAGACGAAAATACCGAGGCGTTGAAGGGCTGGGGCCGTGCGCTCAAGAAGGCGATGGACCTGATTACCAACGACCTGGAAAAGGCCGCCGACGCCTACGGGAAGGCAATCAAATACGAGCCCAAGGTGGCTCTTGAGGCGCTGAAGAACTCGCAGAACTTCTACAGCCTGGACTTCACCGATGCCCAGCTGGCCGCCGTCGTCGCCGCCGGTAAAGAACAAGGCCAGATCACCAAAGAACCGGACATGAACGCCATCGTTATGAGGAACTTCCTTTCATGA
- a CDS encoding Bug family tripartite tricarboxylate transporter substrate binding protein, producing MRKLALGLAALALAGGALTGCSSAGATGASTSPEDAAAKLKNQTITLVVPFDPGGGYDAYARMLAPKLADELGATVIVENKPGAGGILATNESVHAKPDGKTLVLLNGPGHLGAAIAKTNGVRYDAKTMSYIGQISSEPDVLATSKSSSIASVDDIAGKRFAATGPGSNEYIDAVVLNQLLGMDNQVVTGFKSSNEASLNVIQGNVELHSRSFGSQQPGINAGDLKPILVIGENTGEKEIKDVDNLLDVVKGDQKELATLHTKLISSGRLLAAPPGMDPGTLQTIRDAFEKVMTDKAFIKAAADTKRPVHYTSGDDVQKLVNDVMGSPQEYVDLITKAYTG from the coding sequence ATGCGTAAGCTCGCACTCGGCCTCGCCGCCCTCGCCCTCGCCGGCGGCGCACTCACAGGCTGCTCGTCGGCAGGTGCCACCGGCGCGTCAACCTCCCCGGAGGACGCAGCGGCCAAACTGAAAAACCAGACGATCACGCTGGTCGTCCCGTTCGACCCGGGCGGGGGCTACGACGCCTACGCCCGCATGTTGGCCCCGAAGCTTGCCGACGAGCTCGGCGCTACAGTAATTGTCGAGAACAAGCCCGGCGCGGGCGGCATCCTCGCCACGAACGAGTCCGTGCACGCCAAGCCGGACGGGAAAACCCTCGTGCTGCTCAACGGCCCCGGCCACCTCGGTGCTGCGATCGCGAAGACCAACGGCGTCCGGTACGACGCGAAGACAATGAGTTACATCGGCCAAATCAGCTCCGAACCCGACGTGCTCGCCACCAGCAAGTCCTCCAGCATCGCGTCAGTGGACGACATCGCTGGCAAACGCTTCGCGGCCACCGGCCCCGGCTCAAACGAGTACATCGACGCCGTAGTTCTGAACCAGCTCCTTGGCATGGACAACCAGGTCGTGACCGGTTTCAAGTCCAGCAACGAGGCCAGCCTCAACGTTATCCAGGGCAACGTCGAGCTGCATTCGCGCTCGTTCGGCAGCCAGCAGCCAGGTATCAACGCCGGCGATCTTAAACCGATCCTCGTCATCGGCGAGAACACCGGTGAGAAGGAGATCAAGGACGTCGACAACCTCCTCGACGTGGTGAAGGGCGACCAGAAGGAACTCGCAACGCTGCACACGAAGCTCATCTCCAGCGGCCGCCTCCTCGCGGCCCCCCCAGGAATGGACCCGGGCACGCTGCAGACAATCCGCGACGCCTTCGAGAAGGTCATGACCGATAAGGCCTTCATCAAGGCTGCCGCCGACACCAAGCGGCCGGTCCACTATACGAGCGGCGACGACGTGCAGAAGCTCGTCAACGACGTGATGGGCTCACCACAGGAGTACGTCGACCTCATCACGAAGGCCTACACGGGCTGA
- a CDS encoding NAD(P)-dependent oxidoreductase, producing the protein MGKALAASLIAADHSVAVWDRHTDRVATTAMIGAAPSVSPRQLAEQSHVIFLALPNPTAVREVLYDEEAGVLAGLRAGALIVDMTTGDPELAQDVAQRVAALGNGARYVDAPVSGTAPNLTVMIGGEAGVLGGAESIVQDVAGTLLYAGALGDGFATKLVHQHVKYATHLAVAEALVIAQQAGLDVAKVIDALERSSGVVGGFKGVVEYYSGNKRAVAKHAPATTIAKDMKLATALADSLGVTSATLSAAAEFFGAAAEGDYAKRPYPESTELLTQLRTTVRES; encoded by the coding sequence ATGGGCAAGGCCCTCGCCGCGAGTCTCATCGCGGCCGACCATTCGGTCGCGGTATGGGACCGGCACACGGATCGCGTCGCGACAACGGCGATGATCGGGGCCGCTCCGTCGGTGAGTCCCCGCCAACTCGCAGAACAGAGCCATGTAATTTTCCTTGCCCTGCCGAATCCCACGGCAGTGCGTGAGGTGCTCTATGACGAGGAAGCCGGAGTGCTTGCCGGGCTTCGTGCGGGTGCCCTGATCGTGGATATGACGACGGGAGACCCGGAACTCGCACAGGACGTCGCGCAGCGTGTCGCGGCGCTTGGCAACGGTGCCCGCTACGTCGATGCGCCGGTGTCCGGCACGGCCCCGAACCTCACCGTCATGATCGGCGGCGAGGCGGGGGTACTCGGCGGCGCGGAGTCAATCGTGCAGGACGTCGCCGGGACGCTGCTCTACGCGGGCGCCCTGGGGGATGGTTTCGCCACGAAACTCGTGCACCAGCACGTGAAGTACGCGACCCACCTCGCTGTGGCGGAGGCCCTCGTCATCGCCCAGCAGGCTGGTCTTGACGTCGCGAAGGTGATCGATGCGCTCGAGCGGTCAAGCGGTGTCGTCGGCGGGTTCAAGGGCGTCGTGGAGTACTACAGCGGAAATAAACGAGCGGTGGCAAAGCATGCGCCCGCAACGACGATCGCCAAGGACATGAAGCTGGCCACCGCTCTCGCCGACTCGCTCGGTGTTACAAGCGCAACGCTGTCGGCCGCCGCGGAATTCTTCGGCGCCGCCGCGGAAGGAGACTACGCGAAGCGTCCCTACCCCGAGAGCACGGAGCTTCTGACGCAGTTGCGTACGACCGTGCGGGAGAGCTGA